In Brevibacillus brevis NBRC 100599, a single genomic region encodes these proteins:
- a CDS encoding PepSY domain-containing protein produces the protein MTSTSQRRYPVLASSALLTATLLLSPASGTVMANQTGNQQAEAPLQENQLSEKAKRTEQKLQMLFPALDDTSRYITLETKDQPVYEIRYEKNNEFFARAYIHAETGKLLTYLLDDKDLEIADDKLAYKSADTFMEGWIGEMRSLYKVTRAPVGDVIYSRHVNGIEVVGDEFRLSVNSAGQVTHVSEGENTLTNINPADFRPPAQAMKKDQLSRCIPPLLQLMYKTGENQTDLVYSAVFSGYVDAVTGAELITNRQYRTWRWKPTSLTPGGKVVKVKNEQEAKRIYESEFGISLKGSIFNSNGGNSEMERVYFSPDFSEYLYTKDDVVIGFKSYSNTQTEKGKTILSEKQLLAKAVQFLQPYLKQEEKEFYYRVTPDWKNPDRGNPHQYVVELVPSVEGLPLEYGRSIGIGVNGVTGKITEYYQQLDQKPAKLPDKRKAVSIDAAAKALLAKPTELLYIYPFINGKRLAKPVLAYSIDLNDIDINALTGKFKE, from the coding sequence ATGACCTCGACCTCTCAAAGGCGTTATCCTGTACTGGCAAGTAGCGCACTCCTAACAGCCACACTGCTCCTGTCACCAGCCTCGGGTACAGTCATGGCAAATCAGACAGGGAACCAACAAGCAGAAGCTCCCCTTCAGGAAAATCAGTTAAGCGAAAAGGCAAAACGAACGGAGCAAAAGCTGCAAATGCTCTTCCCAGCGCTCGATGACACATCAAGATATATTACCTTGGAAACGAAAGACCAGCCTGTGTACGAGATCCGTTATGAAAAAAATAATGAATTCTTTGCCAGAGCCTATATCCATGCAGAAACCGGGAAACTGCTCACCTATTTATTGGATGACAAGGATCTTGAAATTGCTGATGACAAGCTGGCCTATAAGAGCGCCGATACCTTCATGGAGGGGTGGATCGGTGAAATGCGCAGCCTGTACAAGGTAACGCGAGCTCCTGTAGGCGATGTCATCTATAGCCGCCATGTAAATGGCATCGAGGTAGTTGGCGATGAGTTTCGGTTGTCAGTAAACAGTGCGGGACAGGTAACCCACGTTTCGGAAGGAGAAAACACGCTGACAAACATCAATCCAGCTGACTTCCGCCCCCCAGCCCAGGCGATGAAGAAAGATCAGCTCAGCCGCTGTATCCCACCCCTACTGCAACTCATGTACAAGACTGGTGAAAATCAGACCGATCTCGTCTACTCCGCTGTATTCTCCGGTTATGTGGACGCAGTAACAGGAGCTGAGCTGATCACTAATCGGCAATACAGAACCTGGAGGTGGAAACCAACCTCCCTCACGCCTGGTGGAAAGGTAGTAAAGGTGAAGAATGAGCAGGAGGCAAAGCGGATTTACGAAAGCGAGTTTGGTATCAGCCTGAAGGGTAGTATCTTCAATAGCAATGGCGGCAATAGCGAGATGGAAAGGGTCTATTTTTCGCCTGATTTTAGTGAGTATTTGTATACGAAGGATGACGTTGTGATCGGATTTAAAAGCTATTCGAACACCCAAACCGAAAAAGGAAAGACAATATTATCGGAAAAGCAGCTTCTTGCGAAAGCTGTTCAGTTCCTGCAGCCATATCTCAAACAGGAAGAAAAGGAGTTCTACTACAGGGTGACTCCTGATTGGAAGAATCCTGATAGGGGGAATCCACATCAGTATGTAGTAGAGCTTGTGCCATCAGTTGAGGGACTTCCGCTGGAATATGGACGAAGCATTGGTATTGGTGTGAATGGAGTCACAGGGAAAATCACCGAGTACTATCAACAACTCGACCAAAAGCCTGCCAAGCTCCCGGATAAGAGGAAGGCTGTCTCCATAGATGCAGCAGCCAAGGCCTTGCTGGCGAAACCCACCGAACTGTTATACATCTACCCATTTATTAATGGAAAGAGGTTGGCAAAACCGGTCCTTGCCTATTCAATTGATCTTAACGATATCGATATCAATGCCCTGACAGGTAAGTTCAAAGAGTAG
- the arcC gene encoding carbamate kinase, with the protein MEKLVIVAIGGNSLVKDNGRNTIQDQYEAVCETAVNIADMVQEGYNVVVTHGNGPQVGFALQRCEIANEVSGMPTIPLVNCVADTQGGIGYQIQQALTNEFAKRGINKKVASVITQVEVSKDDPNFQNPTKPVGSFFTLEQAEEMRKEHPDWVFIEDSGRGYRRVVPSPKPIDIVEKDAIKSLIEAGYVVVAVGGGGIPVVKSGENTYDGIDAVIDKDFATSLLAEQIEAQTLIITTGVPQVCINFGKPNQKALERITVEETKQYVREEHFAKGSMLPKIEASLSFLEKNGSSVIITNPESLKDAITNKAGTHIVK; encoded by the coding sequence GTGGAAAAACTCGTTATTGTTGCTATCGGCGGCAACTCATTAGTTAAGGATAATGGTCGCAACACGATTCAAGACCAATATGAAGCCGTATGTGAAACCGCAGTAAATATAGCAGATATGGTGCAGGAAGGGTACAACGTTGTCGTTACTCACGGCAACGGACCGCAGGTTGGATTTGCTTTGCAACGATGCGAAATCGCCAATGAAGTGTCCGGGATGCCTACGATCCCGCTGGTCAATTGCGTGGCGGATACGCAGGGCGGAATCGGCTACCAAATCCAGCAGGCACTCACCAACGAATTTGCCAAAAGAGGAATCAACAAAAAGGTTGCTAGCGTAATCACACAGGTAGAAGTTAGCAAGGATGATCCGAACTTCCAAAATCCAACGAAGCCAGTCGGCTCCTTCTTCACGCTGGAGCAAGCGGAAGAGATGCGCAAAGAGCATCCAGACTGGGTATTTATCGAGGATTCCGGTCGCGGTTACAGAAGAGTGGTTCCATCCCCTAAGCCAATCGACATCGTGGAAAAAGACGCAATCAAATCGTTGATCGAAGCGGGATATGTGGTAGTCGCTGTTGGCGGCGGTGGTATTCCGGTGGTGAAATCGGGCGAAAATACGTACGATGGGATTGATGCTGTCATCGACAAAGATTTTGCCACCAGCTTACTGGCAGAACAAATCGAGGCACAGACCTTGATCATTACGACAGGTGTTCCGCAGGTATGCATTAACTTCGGCAAGCCGAATCAAAAGGCGCTGGAGCGCATCACGGTAGAGGAAACGAAGCAATACGTTCGTGAAGAGCATTTCGCAAAAGGCAGCATGCTGCCAAAGATTGAGGCCAGCCTGAGCTTTTTGGAGAAAAACGGGTCAAGCGTGATCATTACGAACCCAGAGAGCTTAAAGGATGCGATTACGAACAAAGCAGGGACACACATCGTAAAATAA
- a CDS encoding nucleoside deaminase: MDYMKLAVEKTLEGMNNKLGGPFGAAVVKGNEIIAVCSNRMMADMDPSQHAEMVAIREACKALGTMDLAGCEIYATCEPCPMCVGAIIWSGIKVVHYCSTAEDAHENGFSDKHLRDYFSGKDQSVLNMIKVEKREDCDQLFAHFHRLNKD, from the coding sequence ATGGATTACATGAAGCTGGCAGTGGAAAAAACGCTGGAAGGTATGAACAACAAGCTTGGCGGACCTTTTGGAGCGGCTGTCGTGAAAGGGAACGAAATCATCGCTGTATGCAGCAATCGCATGATGGCAGATATGGACCCGTCCCAGCACGCAGAGATGGTAGCCATTCGTGAAGCGTGCAAGGCGCTCGGTACGATGGACCTGGCAGGCTGCGAAATTTACGCGACATGCGAGCCTTGCCCGATGTGTGTAGGTGCCATCATTTGGTCCGGGATCAAGGTTGTTCATTACTGCTCGACTGCGGAGGATGCGCATGAGAACGGCTTTTCGGACAAGCATCTACGCGACTATTTTTCCGGTAAGGATCAGAGTGTTTTGAACATGATCAAGGTGGAGAAGCGTGAGGACTGTGATCAGTTGTTTGCGCACTTTCATCGGCTGAACAAAGACTAG